A genomic segment from Lutibacter sp. A80 encodes:
- a CDS encoding glycoside hydrolase N-terminal domain-containing protein — MKNILPILLIFIFFGCSKTTEIEQETPLKIWFNQPTTKWDEGLPIGNGSLGSMIYGTPAKEIICLNEETIWSGKKWYNDKKDGNKALGEIRQLLFDGEYIEAENVVAEKLLAKRLPSGTNANQMLGNLFIENSDLDSLLNYKRELDLNHSIVTTSFQKNGITYKNEYFSSFPDKVMVFKYSADKDSAISFSAGVKRTENTKIELAENVIKFSEHVGSGVGVKFYAIIHFEAKGGKSEIKDGKLVISEADEVIIRVTAVSDYRTDSPKTLCQQNLDHALSLNYNELKEKHIADYRSLFKRVDFHISDNDGLDLPTNQRLKKVKNGSFDNYLTQLQYQFGRYLLISSSRSGTLPANLQGIWVNGLTPPWNSDYHININVQMNYWMSEMTNLSECHEPFLEYIGNLREMGRITAKETYGCSGFVAHHTSDIWHNTFGFGRARYGMWPMGAAWCCQHLYTHFEYTEDKEYLKNYAYLVMKEAAQFFVDFMVIDPKTGQLLSGPSVSPENSFLDKNGEMATISMGSTMDREIIFELFQNCISAADILGVDTDFRNTLQNKIQQMPPLKIGSDGRLMEWVEEFKEENEGHRHISHLYALHPSNQISKTKTPELFEAAKKTIEHRLANGGGHTGWSRAWIINFWARLLEPQKAHENIVALQQKSTLPNLLDKHPPFQIDGNFGLVSGVTEMLMQSHEGEIYVLPALPKEWANGSIKGIVARKGFEVDIEWKEGKLQTLVVRSKLGNNLQVRYGKTLKSFDTKVGEVLKFNNQLLKL, encoded by the coding sequence ATGAAAAACATACTTCCAATATTGCTGATTTTTATATTTTTTGGTTGTTCAAAAACAACTGAAATAGAGCAAGAAACACCCTTAAAAATTTGGTTTAATCAGCCTACAACAAAATGGGATGAAGGTTTGCCTATTGGTAATGGTAGCTTAGGGAGTATGATTTATGGAACTCCAGCAAAAGAAATAATTTGCCTTAATGAAGAAACTATTTGGAGTGGGAAAAAATGGTATAATGATAAAAAGGATGGGAATAAGGCTTTAGGTGAGATTCGCCAATTATTGTTTGATGGTGAATATATTGAAGCTGAAAATGTAGTTGCCGAAAAATTATTAGCAAAGCGTTTACCTTCAGGAACCAATGCAAATCAGATGTTGGGGAATTTATTTATTGAAAATTCTGATTTAGATAGCCTTTTGAATTATAAACGTGAATTAGATCTAAACCATTCTATTGTAACAACTTCATTTCAAAAAAATGGGATTACTTATAAGAATGAATATTTTTCTAGTTTTCCCGATAAAGTGATGGTTTTTAAATACTCAGCAGATAAAGATAGTGCTATTAGTTTTTCTGCAGGTGTTAAACGTACTGAAAACACTAAAATTGAATTGGCTGAGAATGTTATAAAATTTTCTGAGCATGTAGGGAGCGGAGTAGGTGTTAAGTTTTATGCTATTATTCATTTTGAAGCAAAAGGAGGAAAATCAGAAATTAAAGATGGAAAATTAGTGATATCAGAAGCGGATGAGGTAATTATCCGTGTAACTGCAGTTAGCGATTATCGTACTGATAGCCCAAAGACCTTGTGTCAGCAGAATTTAGACCACGCTTTGTCTTTAAATTACAATGAATTAAAGGAAAAACATATTGCTGATTATCGCTCTTTGTTTAAACGAGTAGATTTTCATATTTCAGATAATGATGGTTTAGATTTACCTACAAATCAACGACTTAAAAAAGTAAAAAATGGAAGCTTCGATAATTATCTTACACAGCTTCAATATCAGTTTGGAAGGTATTTATTAATTAGTAGTTCTAGATCAGGAACATTACCTGCCAATTTACAAGGAATATGGGTTAATGGTTTAACACCTCCTTGGAACTCCGATTATCATATCAATATCAATGTTCAAATGAATTATTGGATGTCAGAAATGACAAATTTATCTGAATGCCATGAACCGTTTTTAGAATATATCGGTAACCTTCGTGAAATGGGGCGAATTACAGCAAAAGAAACTTATGGTTGTAGCGGTTTTGTGGCACACCATACTAGTGATATTTGGCACAATACTTTTGGTTTTGGAAGGGCAAGATATGGTATGTGGCCTATGGGTGCAGCTTGGTGTTGCCAACATTTGTATACACATTTTGAATATACAGAAGATAAAGAATACTTAAAAAATTATGCATATCTTGTAATGAAAGAAGCTGCGCAGTTTTTTGTAGATTTTATGGTAATCGACCCTAAAACAGGACAGTTACTTTCAGGGCCTTCTGTATCACCTGAAAATAGTTTTTTAGATAAAAATGGAGAAATGGCAACCATTAGTATGGGATCTACAATGGATAGAGAAATAATTTTTGAATTGTTTCAAAATTGTATTTCAGCGGCAGATATTTTGGGTGTAGACACTGATTTTAGAAATACTCTACAAAATAAAATACAGCAAATGCCGCCACTTAAAATAGGAAGTGATGGACGTTTAATGGAGTGGGTTGAAGAGTTTAAAGAAGAAAATGAAGGGCATAGACATATATCTCATTTATATGCTTTGCATCCTTCTAATCAAATTTCAAAAACAAAAACACCTGAGTTATTTGAAGCTGCAAAAAAAACCATAGAACATCGACTTGCTAACGGAGGCGGTCATACAGGCTGGAGTCGAGCTTGGATTATAAACTTTTGGGCGCGTTTATTAGAGCCTCAAAAAGCTCATGAAAATATTGTAGCATTACAACAAAAATCTACTTTACCCAACCTATTAGATAAACATCCTCCATTTCAAATTGATGGTAATTTTGGGTTAGTTTCTGGTGTCACAGAAATGTTAATGCAAAGCCATGAAGGAGAAATATACGTATTGCCTGCTTTACCAAAAGAATGGGCAAATGGTTCAATAAAAGGTATTGTGGCTCGTAAAGGCTTTGAAGTAGACATAGAATGGAAAGAAGGAAAACTTCAAACGCTTGTTGTACGATCTAAACTTGGAAATAACTTGCAAGTTCGTTATGGAAAAACTCTAAAAAGTTTTGATACAAAAGTAGGTGAAGTATTAAAGTTTAATAATCAGTTATTAAAGCTTTAA
- a CDS encoding TonB-dependent receptor, giving the protein MKLKIITLFTCCFSLISVWSQSNVSGTVTDETGMPLIGVNVLIKDTSKGVTTDFDGNFQISVNPGEILSFSYIGYKEQTVLINTQKTLTIVMTENASKLDEVVIVGYGSQKKESVLGAISQVKGAEILESGASNITNALSGLSPGLNIVQTSGQPGDDAGDIYIRGNSDPLILVDGVEVVGGFANIDPRDVASVSTLKDGAATAVYGIRGANGVIIITTKRGQIGKPVVSITSEVTMKFYPDKYDSLDAYAAESLRNVGVYNDAAFDTGFSTEAELEHWKNGDLPYIYPNTDWVDFTTKDFATSFNQSVSVRGGTDFVKYYASAGYLQEGDITNSEQFYNYDPEYKFERYSFRGNLDFTLSNTTRLKTSVSSRIEDQNKARGTVSNDFLRLFTVAPGSSVPYYPEEALELYPDPLYPGLVEKRFPISSTIGTFLEGSTNTIKTIFSIDFQLEQDLDFITEGLTFTGKYNFISNYQTQSEIKFDSSLETRLDRYDLLPDGTWDSFEGADYERPYDFNLGSESINNTQEISYTKAQFDYKRSFDRHNVTALGAFSRNKRINNTDFPYYEEVWVGRATYNYDTRYFFEINGSYNGDETFAEGQRFKFFPSYSVGINLAKEKWVEEAIPALNNFKIRYSNGKTGTKSGLGTNRWQYLSFYDNISGTASIRPTWRYNFGEGDTGRLSVIRETQLGNEELTWSTVTKQNLGVEFGLFDNEISGEVEVFKDKRDGLIARPSATIPGYAGFVTGLPFGNLGSTESHGLEATLTYKNSTEGGFKYSASVVYAFYENRVLKSASDGAGTPEYTKIEGKPIGASSLLQTDGYFQNIDELVNYPVYAGDPGLGDYRYIDYNANGTVIGTNIEDQIRFDLPKSPKHSYSVKLNGSYKNWSLSALINGVEGHKGLVNGSLAYALPEGVSSARYDQLDYWTPSNPDAAYPALHAIVNDPNLAAATTARIVSLDYIKLRSVNLGYKFNMEKSKSIKLLKIYISGTNLLTISDMKYADPEGNSPGAYPLLQRVNLGLNMSF; this is encoded by the coding sequence ATGAAATTGAAGATAATTACACTTTTTACATGCTGTTTTAGTCTTATTTCTGTATGGTCCCAATCCAACGTTTCAGGTACGGTGACTGACGAAACAGGAATGCCACTAATCGGCGTTAATGTTTTAATTAAAGACACCTCAAAAGGTGTCACTACAGATTTTGACGGTAATTTTCAAATTAGCGTAAATCCAGGCGAAATTTTAAGTTTCTCGTATATTGGTTACAAGGAACAAACAGTATTAATCAACACCCAAAAAACCTTAACAATTGTAATGACTGAAAACGCTTCAAAATTAGATGAAGTTGTAATTGTTGGGTATGGTTCACAAAAAAAAGAGAGTGTTTTAGGTGCCATTAGCCAAGTAAAAGGTGCAGAAATATTAGAATCTGGTGCTTCTAATATTACCAATGCATTAAGTGGACTTTCACCAGGTTTAAATATTGTTCAAACTTCTGGTCAACCAGGAGACGATGCGGGTGATATTTATATTCGTGGTAACTCAGACCCATTAATATTAGTAGATGGGGTTGAAGTTGTTGGAGGGTTTGCAAATATAGACCCTAGAGATGTAGCAAGTGTTAGTACACTTAAAGATGGTGCTGCTACTGCCGTTTACGGTATTAGAGGTGCAAACGGAGTTATTATAATTACTACAAAAAGAGGGCAAATAGGAAAACCAGTAGTAAGTATAACTAGTGAAGTTACTATGAAATTTTATCCAGACAAATATGATTCTTTAGACGCATATGCTGCTGAGAGTTTACGAAATGTAGGTGTCTATAATGACGCTGCTTTTGATACTGGTTTCTCTACAGAAGCTGAATTAGAACACTGGAAAAATGGAGATTTACCTTATATCTATCCAAATACAGATTGGGTTGACTTTACAACAAAAGACTTTGCAACAAGTTTTAATCAGTCGGTGTCTGTAAGAGGTGGTACAGATTTTGTTAAATATTATGCTTCTGCAGGATATTTACAAGAAGGTGACATTACAAATTCTGAACAATTTTACAACTACGATCCAGAATATAAATTTGAAAGATATTCATTTAGAGGAAATTTAGACTTTACATTATCTAATACAACTCGCTTAAAAACAAGTGTTAGTAGCCGAATAGAAGATCAAAATAAAGCGCGTGGAACTGTCAGCAACGATTTTTTAAGGCTGTTTACAGTTGCTCCAGGAAGTAGTGTACCATATTACCCTGAAGAAGCTCTAGAACTTTATCCAGACCCTCTTTACCCTGGATTGGTAGAAAAAAGGTTCCCAATAAGTAGTACAATAGGTACTTTTCTTGAAGGATCAACTAATACTATAAAAACAATTTTCTCTATTGATTTTCAGTTAGAACAAGACTTAGACTTTATTACTGAAGGTTTAACATTTACGGGTAAATATAACTTTATTAGTAATTACCAAACACAAAGTGAAATAAAATTTGACTCATCTTTAGAAACAAGACTAGATAGATACGATTTGTTACCTGATGGTACTTGGGATTCTTTTGAAGGTGCAGATTACGAACGTCCTTACGATTTTAATTTAGGAAGTGAAAGTATTAATAATACTCAAGAAATATCTTATACAAAAGCACAATTTGATTATAAACGTTCTTTTGATAGACATAACGTAACAGCTTTAGGTGCTTTTAGTCGTAATAAAAGAATTAACAACACAGATTTCCCATATTATGAAGAAGTTTGGGTTGGTAGAGCAACTTACAACTATGATACTCGTTATTTTTTCGAAATAAATGGTTCATACAACGGTGACGAAACTTTTGCTGAAGGACAACGTTTTAAGTTTTTCCCATCATATTCTGTAGGTATTAATTTAGCTAAAGAAAAATGGGTAGAAGAAGCCATACCAGCTCTTAACAATTTTAAAATTAGATATTCTAATGGTAAAACTGGAACAAAAAGTGGTTTAGGAACCAATCGTTGGCAATATTTAAGTTTCTATGATAATATAAGTGGAACTGCATCAATAAGACCAACTTGGAGATATAACTTTGGAGAAGGTGATACAGGACGTTTATCTGTTATTAGAGAAACCCAACTTGGAAACGAAGAATTAACATGGTCTACAGTTACAAAACAAAACTTAGGTGTTGAATTTGGACTTTTTGACAATGAAATATCTGGAGAGGTTGAAGTATTTAAAGATAAAAGAGACGGTTTAATTGCCAGACCATCTGCTACCATTCCTGGTTACGCTGGTTTTGTTACCGGACTTCCTTTTGGAAACTTAGGCTCAACAGAAAGTCATGGTCTTGAAGCTACTTTAACTTACAAAAATAGCACCGAAGGAGGGTTTAAATATTCTGCATCTGTTGTTTATGCTTTTTACGAAAACAGAGTTCTAAAAAGTGCTTCGGATGGAGCTGGTACACCTGAATATACAAAAATTGAAGGGAAACCAATCGGCGCATCTTCATTACTACAAACAGATGGTTATTTCCAAAATATTGATGAATTAGTAAACTACCCAGTTTACGCAGGAGATCCAGGTTTAGGAGATTACAGATATATTGATTATAATGCAAATGGAACAGTAATAGGTACTAATATTGAAGATCAAATTCGATTTGATTTACCAAAATCACCTAAACACAGTTATAGCGTAAAATTAAATGGATCTTATAAAAACTGGTCTTTAAGTGCCTTAATTAACGGTGTTGAAGGTCATAAAGGTCTTGTTAATGGAAGTTTAGCTTACGCACTTCCAGAAGGTGTTTCTTCAGCGCGTTACGACCAATTAGACTATTGGACACCTAGTAATCCAGATGCTGCATATCCTGCTTTACATGCAATTGTAAACGACCCTAATTTAGCAGCAGCTACTACAGCTAGAATTGTTAGTCTAGACTATATTAAATTACGAAGCGTAAATCTTGGATATAAATTTAATATGGAAAAAAGTAAAAGTATTAAATTATTGAAAATTTATATTAGCGGTACCAACCTTCTTACCATTTCTGACATGAAATATGCGGATCCTGAAGGAAATTCTCCAGGTGCTTACCCATTACTACAAAGAGTTAACCTAGGTTTAAATATGAGCTTTTAA
- a CDS encoding RagB/SusD family nutrient uptake outer membrane protein has translation MKKTKYTFILILASLFISCEDYLDNEQSFESLDQNDVFSDIYLAKKYLDGAYTYLISEVSAKSSTPDILPGMTMSGEGYPGRMGNSVPQRYMSYANSDYLGLMNLSPGAGTATTPNFVSRYFESWKGIRTVNSFLENSDKISNASEEDVNGLIGQAYFLRAYFYHLITKRHGGLVYLKENLSLNEPLERERETYASNLADMLEDLDLAISLLPIAWESENVGRPTRGAAMALKSRITLFAASPLVNTSNDQQPWIDAATAASDLINYANENGLYNLVDASSANSIDVDHNGADLFTPEPEALLPYRNVFVGAGKSKTLPQEVIFMEVNDFTAGGGGTLVPLPRTYLTTGFDIAKGNNNPMNIGALANFIEKFETKSGLPIEDDPSYNPQEPFINRDPRFYNAILFDGVPWTVTTANAVNNSGAADLAIVNEEGKLGLDIHDPATPTNRYWQVLNTTGLRIRKWIPNGYYLTSGWKGHLDYYANNIVFRMSEIYLNYAEAANEAYGPGGTAPGASLSALDAVNKIRNRVGMPNVNAKYSGSKDGLRERIRNERAIELCFEGFRYDDIRRWKTAHLEENLKVEFLEMRWQGGESEIYPSGFSYENVERTDLRKTFSERNYWWPIPSSEIEAVPTFRQTDGW, from the coding sequence ATGAAAAAAACAAAATATACATTTATTTTAATCTTGGCAAGCCTTTTTATTAGCTGTGAAGATTATTTAGACAATGAACAATCCTTCGAATCATTAGACCAAAACGATGTATTTAGCGACATTTATTTGGCTAAAAAATATTTAGATGGTGCTTACACCTACTTAATTTCTGAAGTAAGTGCTAAATCTAGTACCCCAGATATACTTCCAGGTATGACAATGTCTGGAGAAGGTTACCCTGGCAGAATGGGTAATAGTGTACCTCAAAGATATATGTCGTACGCCAATTCAGATTATTTAGGTTTAATGAACCTATCACCTGGAGCTGGAACTGCTACTACACCAAATTTTGTATCTAGATATTTTGAATCTTGGAAAGGAATTAGAACTGTAAATAGTTTTCTTGAAAATAGTGATAAAATAAGTAATGCTTCCGAAGAAGATGTTAACGGCTTAATTGGCCAAGCGTATTTTTTAAGAGCCTATTTTTACCACTTAATAACAAAACGTCACGGAGGTCTTGTTTATTTAAAAGAAAACTTAAGTCTTAACGAACCTCTAGAACGAGAAAGAGAAACTTATGCTAGTAATTTAGCAGATATGTTAGAAGATCTAGATCTTGCTATAAGCTTACTTCCAATAGCATGGGAATCTGAAAATGTAGGACGACCAACAAGAGGTGCTGCTATGGCTCTAAAATCTAGAATTACATTATTTGCTGCCAGTCCTTTAGTAAATACTTCAAACGACCAACAACCTTGGATAGATGCTGCAACTGCTGCTTCAGACCTAATTAATTATGCAAATGAAAATGGTTTATACAACCTTGTAGACGCAAGCAGTGCTAACAGTATAGACGTTGACCATAATGGAGCTGATCTATTTACTCCAGAACCAGAAGCTTTACTACCTTATCGAAATGTATTTGTTGGAGCAGGTAAATCAAAGACATTACCTCAAGAAGTAATTTTTATGGAGGTAAATGATTTTACTGCTGGTGGTGGTGGAACTTTAGTTCCGCTTCCTAGAACATATTTAACAACAGGGTTTGACATAGCAAAAGGTAACAATAACCCAATGAATATTGGAGCATTAGCTAATTTTATAGAAAAATTTGAAACAAAAAGTGGTCTTCCAATTGAAGACGACCCTTCATACAACCCTCAAGAACCATTTATTAATAGAGATCCTAGATTTTACAATGCAATTTTATTTGATGGAGTTCCATGGACAGTAACTACTGCAAATGCCGTAAACAATTCAGGTGCTGCTGATTTAGCAATTGTAAATGAAGAAGGTAAACTAGGATTAGACATTCATGACCCTGCAACACCAACTAATAGATACTGGCAAGTTTTAAATACAACCGGGTTACGTATAAGAAAATGGATTCCAAATGGATATTATTTAACATCTGGTTGGAAAGGTCACTTAGACTACTATGCAAATAATATTGTGTTTAGAATGTCTGAAATTTATTTAAACTATGCTGAAGCTGCAAATGAAGCTTATGGTCCAGGAGGAACTGCACCAGGAGCAAGCTTATCTGCCCTTGATGCTGTAAATAAAATAAGAAACAGAGTGGGAATGCCTAATGTAAATGCTAAATACTCTGGTTCTAAAGATGGTCTAAGAGAACGAATTAGAAATGAACGTGCTATTGAATTATGTTTTGAAGGTTTTAGATATGATGATATAAGAAGATGGAAAACGGCTCATTTAGAAGAAAACTTAAAAGTTGAATTTTTAGAAATGCGTTGGCAAGGTGGAGAATCAGAAATTTACCCATCAGGATTTAGTTATGAAAATGTAGAGCGCACAGATTTAAGAAAAACATTTAGTGAAAGAAACTATTGGTGGCCAATTCCTAGTTCAGAAATTGAAGCAGTACCAACATTTAGACAAACAGATGGCTGGTAA
- a CDS encoding arylsulfatase, which yields MNLKLYKSFLGAFILLVNLSCKNNTSTVIDKDTIKPNVVVIYLDDLGYGDLSCYGATAIKTPNIDNLALGGVKFTNGYATSATCTPSRYALLTGMYPWRNKDAKILPGDAPLLIDTKQQTLPKMLSKAGYQTAIIGKWHLGLGSGFVNWNETIKPGPNEVGFDEAYILAATQDRVPTVYIENGNVVNLDKSDPIEVNYKKNFEGEPTAKSNPEMLTMKWHHGHNNSIVNGIPRIGYMKGGDAAKWSDVDMADHFLSKAQNYIKTHKEKPFFLYYAMQQPHVPRTPHPRFVGKSGMGPRGDVILEADWCIGEFIKTLEDEGILENTLIVFSSDNGPVLNDGYFDDAVEKLGNHDPKGGLRGGKYSLFEAGTRIPFITYWKGKINPGVSDAIICQMDLLASLADLVGVNEKPTDSKNFLNTLMGVSDKGRDHLIIEAKSNTALRSGDWIMIPPYKGQSINKKVGTETGYSLEYKLYNLKNDIGQQNNLAKENPEKLKELIQIFENLKQ from the coding sequence ATGAATTTAAAATTATACAAAAGCTTCTTAGGTGCATTTATATTACTCGTAAACTTAAGTTGTAAAAACAATACATCCACGGTTATAGATAAAGATACAATTAAACCTAATGTTGTAGTTATTTACCTTGATGATTTAGGATATGGGGATTTAAGTTGCTATGGAGCAACAGCTATAAAAACTCCAAATATCGATAATTTAGCATTGGGAGGTGTAAAATTTACCAATGGTTATGCTACTTCTGCAACTTGCACACCTAGTCGTTATGCTTTATTAACCGGAATGTATCCTTGGAGAAATAAAGATGCTAAAATATTACCAGGAGATGCTCCTTTGTTAATAGACACAAAGCAACAAACATTACCTAAAATGCTATCAAAAGCAGGTTATCAAACTGCTATTATTGGAAAGTGGCATTTAGGTTTAGGATCGGGATTTGTAAATTGGAATGAGACTATTAAACCAGGACCTAATGAAGTGGGGTTTGATGAAGCGTATATCTTAGCCGCCACACAAGATCGAGTACCTACAGTTTATATTGAAAATGGGAATGTTGTAAATTTAGATAAAAGCGATCCTATTGAGGTTAATTATAAAAAGAATTTTGAAGGAGAACCAACAGCAAAATCAAATCCAGAAATGCTAACAATGAAATGGCACCATGGTCATAATAATAGCATTGTAAATGGCATTCCAAGAATTGGATATATGAAAGGTGGAGATGCTGCAAAATGGAGCGATGTTGATATGGCAGATCATTTTTTAAGTAAAGCACAAAATTATATAAAAACACATAAAGAAAAACCATTTTTTCTTTATTATGCAATGCAACAGCCACATGTTCCAAGAACTCCACATCCAAGATTTGTTGGTAAATCAGGAATGGGACCAAGAGGCGATGTAATTTTAGAGGCAGATTGGTGTATAGGAGAATTTATAAAAACACTTGAAGATGAAGGAATTTTAGAGAATACTCTTATTGTATTCTCTAGCGATAATGGTCCTGTTTTAAATGATGGTTATTTTGATGATGCCGTTGAAAAATTAGGTAATCACGATCCTAAAGGAGGTTTACGCGGAGGTAAATACAGCCTTTTTGAAGCAGGAACACGTATACCTTTTATAACTTATTGGAAAGGTAAAATTAATCCGGGCGTGTCAGATGCTATAATTTGTCAAATGGATTTATTGGCTTCATTAGCAGATCTTGTTGGGGTAAATGAAAAACCAACTGATAGTAAAAACTTCTTAAATACATTAATGGGGGTTTCAGATAAAGGTCGTGATCATTTAATTATTGAAGCAAAATCTAATACAGCTTTAAGAAGTGGAGATTGGATTATGATACCACCATATAAAGGGCAAAGTATTAATAAAAAAGTAGGTACAGAAACAGGTTATTCATTAGAATATAAACTCTATAATCTTAAAAATGATATAGGTCAACAAAATAATTTGGCAAAAGAAAATCCTGAAAAGCTAAAAGAATTGATTCAAATATTTGAAAACTTGAAACAATAA